The Odocoileus virginianus isolate 20LAN1187 ecotype Illinois chromosome 12, Ovbor_1.2, whole genome shotgun sequence genome has a segment encoding these proteins:
- the RNF215 gene encoding RING finger protein 215 isoform X1, which yields MGPAARPALRSPPPPPPPPPPSPLLLLLPLLPLWLGLAGPGAAADGGEAAAGAGRGGARAVRVDVRLPRQDALVLQGVRIGPEADPAPPLGGRLLLMDIVDAEQDAPVEGWIAVAYVGKEQEAQIHQESQGGGPQAYPKALVQQMRRALFLGASALLLLVLNHNVVRELDISQLLLRPVIVLHYSSNVTKLLEALLQRTQATAEISSGESLSANIEWKLTLWTTCGLSKDGYGGWQDLVCLGGSRAQEQKPLQQLWNAILLVAMLLCTGLVVQAQRQASRQSQREPGGQVELLKRRVVQRLASLKTRRCRLGPAAQSPLEPGAETCAVCLDYFCNKQWLRVLPCKHEFHRDCVDPWLMLQQTCPLCKFNVLGNRYSDD from the exons ATGGGCCCCGCCGCTCGCCCCGCGCTGAGGtcgccgccgcctcctccgccgccgccgcccccgtcgccactgctgctgctgctgcccctaCTGCCGCTCTGGTTGGGCCTGGCGGGGCCGGGGGCCGCGGCGGACGGCGGCGAGGCggcggccggggcggggcggggcggggcccgcGCCGTGCGGGTGGACGTGAGGCTGCCGCGGCAGGACGCGCTGGTGCTGCAGGGGGTGAGGATCGGCCCCGAGGCCGACCCGGCGCCCCCGCTGGGCGGCCGCTTGCTGCTG ATGGACATCGTGGATGCTGAGCAGGACGCACCCGTAGAAGGCTGGATTGCGGTGGCATACGTGGGCAAAGAGCAGGAGGCCCAGATTCACCAGGAGAGTCAGGGCGGCGGCCCACAGGCCTATCCCAAGGCTCTGGTTCAGCAG ATGCGGAGGGCACTCTTCCTGGGAGCCTCAGCCCTGCTGCTCCTGGTCCTGAACCACAACGTGGTCCGAGAG CTGGACATTTCCCAGCTTCTGCTCAGGCCAGTGATTGTCCTGCATTATTCCTCCAACGTCACCAAGCTGTTGGAGGCGCTGCTGCA GAGGACCCAAGCCACGGCTGAGATCAGCAGCGGGGAGTCCCTGTCGGCCAACATCGAGTGGAAGCTGACCCTGTGGACCACCTGTGGCCTCTCTAAGGATGGCTACGGAGGATGGCAGGACCTGGTGTGCCTGGGAGGCAGTCGGGCCCAGGAGCAG AAGCCGCTGCAGCAGCTGTGGAACGCCATCCTGCTGGTGGCCATGCTCCTGTGCACGGGCCTCGTGGTGCAGGCTCAGCGGCAGGCATCCCGGCAGAGCCAGCGGGAGCCTGGAGGCCAG gtgGAGCTGCTCAAGCGCCGGGTGGTGCAGAGGCTGGCATCCCTCAAGACCCGGAGGTGCCGGCTGGGCCCGGCAGCGCAGAGCCCCCTGGAGCCTGGTGCTGAGACCTGCGCTGTGTGTCTGGACTATTTCTGCAACAAGCAG tggCTCCGGGTGCTGCCCTGTAAGCATGAGTTCCATCGAGACTGCGTGGACCCCTGGCTGATGCTCCAGCAGACCTGCCCGCTGTGCAAATTCAATGTCCTGG GGAACCGCTACTCCGATGATTAG
- the RNF215 gene encoding RING finger protein 215 isoform X2, with amino-acid sequence MGPAARPALRSPPPPPPPPPPSPLLLLLPLLPLWLGLAGPGAAADGGEAAAGAGRGGARAVRVDVRLPRQDALVLQGMDIVDAEQDAPVEGWIAVAYVGKEQEAQIHQESQGGGPQAYPKALVQQMRRALFLGASALLLLVLNHNVVRELDISQLLLRPVIVLHYSSNVTKLLEALLQRTQATAEISSGESLSANIEWKLTLWTTCGLSKDGYGGWQDLVCLGGSRAQEQKPLQQLWNAILLVAMLLCTGLVVQAQRQASRQSQREPGGQVELLKRRVVQRLASLKTRRCRLGPAAQSPLEPGAETCAVCLDYFCNKQWLRVLPCKHEFHRDCVDPWLMLQQTCPLCKFNVLGNRYSDD; translated from the exons ATGGGCCCCGCCGCTCGCCCCGCGCTGAGGtcgccgccgcctcctccgccgccgccgcccccgtcgccactgctgctgctgctgcccctaCTGCCGCTCTGGTTGGGCCTGGCGGGGCCGGGGGCCGCGGCGGACGGCGGCGAGGCggcggccggggcggggcggggcggggcccgcGCCGTGCGGGTGGACGTGAGGCTGCCGCGGCAGGACGCGCTGGTGCTGCAGGGG ATGGACATCGTGGATGCTGAGCAGGACGCACCCGTAGAAGGCTGGATTGCGGTGGCATACGTGGGCAAAGAGCAGGAGGCCCAGATTCACCAGGAGAGTCAGGGCGGCGGCCCACAGGCCTATCCCAAGGCTCTGGTTCAGCAG ATGCGGAGGGCACTCTTCCTGGGAGCCTCAGCCCTGCTGCTCCTGGTCCTGAACCACAACGTGGTCCGAGAG CTGGACATTTCCCAGCTTCTGCTCAGGCCAGTGATTGTCCTGCATTATTCCTCCAACGTCACCAAGCTGTTGGAGGCGCTGCTGCA GAGGACCCAAGCCACGGCTGAGATCAGCAGCGGGGAGTCCCTGTCGGCCAACATCGAGTGGAAGCTGACCCTGTGGACCACCTGTGGCCTCTCTAAGGATGGCTACGGAGGATGGCAGGACCTGGTGTGCCTGGGAGGCAGTCGGGCCCAGGAGCAG AAGCCGCTGCAGCAGCTGTGGAACGCCATCCTGCTGGTGGCCATGCTCCTGTGCACGGGCCTCGTGGTGCAGGCTCAGCGGCAGGCATCCCGGCAGAGCCAGCGGGAGCCTGGAGGCCAG gtgGAGCTGCTCAAGCGCCGGGTGGTGCAGAGGCTGGCATCCCTCAAGACCCGGAGGTGCCGGCTGGGCCCGGCAGCGCAGAGCCCCCTGGAGCCTGGTGCTGAGACCTGCGCTGTGTGTCTGGACTATTTCTGCAACAAGCAG tggCTCCGGGTGCTGCCCTGTAAGCATGAGTTCCATCGAGACTGCGTGGACCCCTGGCTGATGCTCCAGCAGACCTGCCCGCTGTGCAAATTCAATGTCCTGG GGAACCGCTACTCCGATGATTAG